From one Tiliqua scincoides isolate rTilSci1 chromosome 14, rTilSci1.hap2, whole genome shotgun sequence genomic stretch:
- the KCTD10 gene encoding BTB/POZ domain-containing adapter for CUL3-mediated RhoA degradation protein 3: protein MSGETVVSTAVPAAATRTTSFKGASPSSKYVKLNIGGALYYTTMQTLTKQDTMLKAMFSGRMEVLTDSEGWILIDRCGKHFGTILNYLRDGAVPLPESRREIEELLAEAKYYLVQGLVDECQAALQNKDVYEPFCKVPIITSSKEEQKLIATSNKPAVKLLYNRSNNKYSYTSNSDDNMLKNIELFDKLSLRFNGRVLFIKDVIGDEICCWSFYGQGRKIAEVCCTSIVYATEKKQTKVEFPEARIYEETLNILLYEAQDGRGPDNALLEATGGAAGRSHHLDEDDERERIDRVRRIHIKRPDDRAHLHQ, encoded by the exons ATGTCCGGAGAGACGGTAGTGAGCACAGCCGTGCCGGCAGCCGCGACCCGCACCACGTCCTTCAAAGGCGCCAGCCCCAGCTCCAAGTACGTGAAGCTGAACATCGGTGGAGCCCTGTACTACACCACCATGCAGACGCTGACCAAACAGGACACCATGCTGAAGGCCATGTTTAGCGGCCGGATGGAGGTCCTCACTGACAGCGAAG GCTGGATTTTGATTGACCGCTGCGGCAAACATTTTGGAACGATACTGAACTACCTTCGCGATGGCGCTGTCCCGCTTCCGGAGAGCCGGCGAGAGATTGAAGAGCTGCTGGCAGAGGCCAAGTACTACCTGGTCCAGGGCCTGGTGGACGAGTGCCAGGCTGCCCTACAG AACAAAGACGTCTACGAGCCTTTTTGCAAAGTGCCCATCATCACGTCCTCCAAGGAAGAGCAGAAGCTCATTGCCACATCCAACAAG CCAGCAGTCAAGTTGCTGTACAACCGAAGTAACAACAAATACTCCTACACCAG CAACTCGGATGACAACATGCTGAAGAACATTGAGCTCTTTGACAAGCTGTCCCTGCGCTTCAATGGGAGAGTCCTCTTCATCAAGGACGTCATCGGGGATGAGATCTGCTGCTGGTCTTTCTACGGACAGGGGCGCAAGATCGCGGAGGTGTGCTGCACTTCCATCGTCTACGCTACTGAGAAAAAACAGACCAAG GTTGAGTTTCCAGAAGCCCGAATCTACGAGGAGACCCTGAACATCCTGCTGTACGAAGCCCAGGACGGGCGGGGCCCTGACAATGCGCTGCTGGAGGCCACCGGGGGAGCGGCTGGCCGCTCCCACCACCTGGACGAAGACGACGAGCGGGAGCGCATTGATCGGGTCCGCAGGATTCACATTAAGCGCCCGGACGACCGGGCTCACCTCCACCAGTGA